DNA from Mesorhizobium loti R88b:
ACGACGAGTTGCTGCGCGATGGCCGTGTGCTCGCCCCCGTCGACCATCCGGAGCCGGCGCGTTTCCTGGTCACCGGCACCGGCCTCACCCACACTGGAAGTGCCTCTGCGCGCAACCAGATGCACTTGCTGACACATGGCGAGGAGGCCGAGGAATCGGATTCGCTGAAGATCTTCAAGATGGGCCTGGAAGGCGGCAAGCCCGGCGTCGGCAAGATCGGCATCCAGCCGGAATGGTTTTTCAAGGGCGTCGGCACATGCGTCGTGCCGCCGGGCGCCGATCTGCCGATGCCGGCATTCGCGAAAGCCGGGGCAGAGGAAGCCGAGATCGTCGGGCTTTATCTCAATGGGCCGGACGGCCATCCCTATCGCATTGGCTATGCGCTCGGAAACGAATATTCCGACCACGTGACGGAGGGCGAGAATTATCTCTATCTCGCCCATTCCAAGCTGCGCTCCTGCTCGATCGGCCCGGAGCTTTTGGTCGGCGACCTGCCCGAGGAAGTGCGCGGCCATTCCCGCATCCTGCGCGACGGTGCCGTTGTCTGGGAGCAGGAGTTCCTGTCGGGCGAGACGCACATGTCGCACTCGATCGCCAATCTCGAACACTTCCATTTCCGCTACCCGATGCACCGCAGGGCGGGCGATCTGCACGCCTATTTCTTTGGCGCGGCGGTGATGAGCTACGCCTCCGGCGTCAAGACGGCGCCCGGCGACGAGTATGAAATCCAGGCACAGACATTCGGCAAGCCGCTGCGCAACCGGATGGTGTCGGTGCCGGACGAGGGACTGGTCACCGTCACCCAGCTGTGATGGCAAAAGTCCGGAAATTACGGTCCACCAGAACGAAATGGGAGATTGAAAAATGGGACTGAAGAAAGCCTTTCTAAGACTAGCGACCATCGGGCTCGGCATCGGCCTGATGACGTCGGCGGCACTGGCCGCGAACCTTCGCGTGCTCGCCTGGGACGGCTATGCCGACCCGGACTGGGTCAAGGATTTCACCGCCGCCACCGGCATCGGCGTCGATGTCGTCTTCATCGGCAGCGACGACGAGATCTGGGCCAAGATCAAGGGCAGTGAAGGCCAGGATTTTGACGTCTTCGCTGTCAACACCGCCCAGCTGCAGCGCTACATCAAGGCCGACCTCGTGTCGCCGATCGACGTCAGCAAGCTGACCAACCAGAAGGACGTGCTGCCGCGTTTCCGCGATCTGTCGCAGGTCAGCGGCGACACCAAGGACGGCAAGGTCTACGGCATCCCGTTCTGCTTCGATTCCATCGGCCTGATCTACGACACCGACAAGGTCAAGCCGGCGCCGACCTCGATGTCGGTGCTGTGGGATCCGGCCTACAAGGGCAAGATCCTGGCCTACGACAATGGCGAGCATAATTTCTCGTTCACCGCGCTGACCCTCGGCTACAAGGATCCCTTCAACCTCAACGCCGAGCAGATGGCGGCGGTGAAGGCCAAGTTGGTCGAACTCAAGCGCAATGTGCTGAGCTTCTACACCACCGCCGACGAGGCGCAGCAGATCTACCAGAACAATGATGTTGCGCTGATCTGGGCCAATTACGGCCAGCAGCAGGTGAAGGCGCTGCAGAAGATCGGCGCCCATGTCGCCTACGTCAATCCAAGCGAAGGCGCGCTGGCCTGGCTCGACAATTGGGTGATCTCCAAGGGCGTCCGCGACAATGCGGCGGCCGAGAAATGGATTGACTTCATGCTGACCAAGAAGATCGGCGGCGAGCTTTCCGAGCGCACCGGCTTCGGCAACACAGTGGTCGAGTCGAGCAGCGCCGGCGGCAATGACAAGCTGGTCTGGCTCAACAATGTCGAAGACCCGCTCAAGCGTTCGGATCTGTGGAACGAGATCAAGGCGACGCCCTGATCCTTTCCGTATCTGACTTCGAAGGACCCGCCGGTCCGGACATTCCGGACCGCCGCAGCGTATGCGAGAATAGTCTATGAACCAGAACACCGACCTGCTGACGCTGCGGTCCGTCTCGAAATCCTACGGCACGGTTCCCGTGCTGCACGACATCGACCTGTCGATCAAGGACGGTGAGTTCCTGACCGTGCTTGGACCGTCGGGCTCCGGCAAGACCACGGTGTTGCGGCTGATCGGCGGGCTGGAGCCGCTGACAGCGGGCGACATCCGCCTGGACGGCCAGGACATCAGCCGCATGCCGATCAACAAGCGGCCGTTCAACACCGTCTTCCAGGACTATGCGCTGTTCCCGCACATGACTGTTTCCGGCAATGTCGGCTATGGGCTTTCGGTTCGCCATATCAAGCGCAAGGAGATCGCGCGCCGCGTCGCGGAAGCGCTGGAACTGGTGCAGCTCGGGCGTTTCACCGACCGCTTCCCGGCGCAGCTCTCCGGCGGCCAGCGCCAGCGCGTTGCGCTGGCGCGCGCGCTGATCTGCCAGCCGCGCCTGATCCTGCTCGACGAGCCGCTCGCCGCACTCGACCTGGAACTGCGCCGGCAGATGCAGGAGTTCCTGAAATCCATCCAGCGTGAAATCAAGACAACCTTCCTGTTCGTCACCCACGACCAGGAAGAAGCGATCGGCATGGCCGACCGGATCTGCGTCATGCAGGCCGGCCATATCCGCCAGCTCGGTACGCCGCACGACCTCTACTACAAGCCGAATTGCGAGTTCGTGGCGCGCTTCTTCGGCGAGAACAATCTGGTCGCCGGAAAGCTCGGCCCGATCCAGGGCGAACAGCGATCGATTGAGACCGCACTTGGGCGCCTGGTCTGCTCGATCAGCGACCAGCCGCATCTGAAGACCGCACCAGACGGCGCCAGCGCCTTCGCGGCGTTCCGTCCCGAGGCCTTGCATCTTGCGGATGCCAAAGACGACGGCAACCGCTTTTCCGGTACCATCGCCGATCTGGCCTTTGCAGGCTCGTCGACCGTTGCCACGATCACAGCGGGGGCGGACAATGCCGCGCAGCGGCTGCGGCTACGCATGCCGAGCCGTATCGACGGCAGTGCGCTCAAGTCAGGCGAAACGGTCTCGCTTTGCTTTGCACCGCATGAAGGCCATCTGGTGCTGGCATGAGCGCGGCCGGCTCGACCCATCCCGCGGAAAGGCGTTTGTCGCTGCTGGTCACGGTGCTGGCCTTCGCGCTGCCGGTGATCTTCGTCCTCGTGCCGCTGGCGATCTTCCTCGTCTACAGCTTCTTCAGCGTCGACCAGGGCACGATCATCTACGCGCCGACGCTCGGCAACTATGTCAGGTTCTTCACCGACCCGATCTTCCTGCCGGTGTTCTGGAATACCATCGTGCTGTGTGTGTCGGTGGCCGTCATCTGCATCCTGCTCGCCTATCCCGCCGCCTATTTCCTGACGACGCTGAAAGGGCGCTGGCGCTATGCTTTGCTGATGCTGCTGCTGGTGCCGCTGCTGATGAGCTATGTCATCAAGATCTACGCCATCCGCAGCATCCTCGGCCTCAACGGCTTCCTCAACAAGGCGCTGGTGGCGGTCGGCATCCTGGATCAGCCATCGACGCTTTTCGTCTTCAACATGAACGCCATCCTGTTGACGCTGAGCCTGCTTTTGATCCCCTTCGCCATCCTGCCGATCTTCCTGTCGCTGGAGCGCATCCCGCAAACCTTGCTGCGCGCTTCCGATGACCTTGGCGCCAGCGGCTGGCAGACCTTCTTGCGCATCACCTTGCCGCTCAGCCTGCCCGGCGTCGCCTCGGCCGCGAGCTTCGTCTTCGTGCTGGCGATCGGCGACTTCCTGACGCCGCAGATGGTCGGCGGTATCAGCGGCTTCACCTTCGGCCGCATCCTCTACAGCCAGTTCGGCACAGCCTATAACTGGCCATTCGGCGCCGCACTCTCGGTGGCGTTGGCGATCGTGGTGATCTGCGCCATCCTCATCGGCGAACGCTTCGGACGCAACCGGGGGACGTCGTTATGAGCGCCCTGCCCCGGCCCTCGACCATCTTCCTGGCCGCGATCACGACGCTGGTCGCGGTGCTGCTCTACAGCCCGCTGTTCGTGCCGATCGTGTCGTCGTTCTTCACCATCTCGCATGGCAATGTCGACTGGTCGTCACCGACGCTTTCGACCTATGTGGCGCTGGCCGAAAACCACGACATCCTGACCGCCTTGCGCACCACGCTGATCGTCGGCGTCTGCACAGTCGTCCTCTCCGTGGTCAGCGGAACGCTGCTGGCGCTCTACTATCACGGCCGCCGCTCCGGACGCTCGATCCTGCAGTTCATCATCTTCCTGCCATTCCTGATGCCGCCGATCATCAGCGGCCTGGCGCTGCTGATCTTCTTTCGCGAAATCCATCTTGAGCGCTCGCTGCTGACGGTCGTCATCGGCCACACTGTCTTCGTGCTGGCGATCGTTTATCGCACGGTGCTGATGCGGCTGCAGTCGATGAGCCGCACGCTGGTCGAAGCGTCCTACGATCTCGGCGCCACCGGCTGGCAGACCTTCTGGCGCATCATCCTGCCTAACCTGTCGAGCGCCATGGTCGGCGGCGCCATCCTGGCCTTCGCGCTGTCATTCGACGAAACCATGATCACCATCCTGGTCACCGGCACGCAAAGCACGCTGCCGGTCAGGTTGTGGGCGATGATGCGGCTTGGCTTCTCGCCCGACATCAATGCGCTGGTGGCGCTGATCCTGATGTTCACCGTGCTGCTCTGCGTGCTCGCCGCCCGTTTCCTGATCCCCAGGCAAATGGCGACGGAACGGACCTGAGCTCTCGAGCGCCCGTCATCGCGCGGGGGCCGTTGGATCGAGATCGAAGACCCGTCCGCGGTTGAGGATGTCCTTCGGGTCAAGCGCTGTCTTCAGCCGCCGCATCGTGGCGATTTCGGCGTCGCTGCGCACCAGGTGCAACCACTGCTTCTTGTCGAGGCCGATGCCATGTTCGGCCGACACGCCGCCGCCCGCCGCCGCGACACCGCGATAGACGATGCCGTAGGCCGCCGCCGGATCCGCGGACAGGACCTGGTAGTGCAGATTGCCGTCGCCGAGATGGCCGAAGACATAAATGTCGGCGCCGGGATCGACGGCGTGGATGGCTGCGTCCGCCTCTTGCAGGAACGCGCCCATGCGCGACAGCGGGATGCTGATGTCGACGCCGATCAGGCCTTTGATCGAAAACAGGACACGGTTGGCGTCCTCGCGCACGTCCCAAAGCGCGCGGAATTCGCGCGGTGATTGCGAGACGACGACATCGTCGACCACGCCGTCCTCGACCGCCTGCATCAGAACTTCGGCGAAGCGTTCGCTGTCGCGCTCGGGCTCACTGCCCTGGATTTCGGCTAAGACATAGACGGGCGAGCCGGCCGGCAACGGCGCCGGCATGGCCATGCTGCCAACCATGATGTCATAGAGCGGCGCGAAGTTGACCTCGTAGGCTGATAGCAATGGCCCGAGCTTTTGCCGCAGCAGCCCAAGCAGCGCGATCGCCGCATCGAGCGAAGCGAGCGCGCAAAAGGCGTTCACCTCGGACGCGGGCTTGGGATACAGCCTGAGCGCGGCGCGGGTGACGACGCCAAGGGTGCCTTCCGCGCCGATGAAGAGCTGGCTGAGGTCGTAGCCGGAATTGTCCTTGGGCAGGCCCCTCAGCGAGGACAGCACGCTGCCATCGGCAAGCACGGCCTCCAGCCCCAGCACCTGCGCCCGGTACATGCCGTAGCGCAGCACGCGGATGCCGCCGGCATTGGTGGCGATGTTGCCGCCGACCGTTGCCGAACCCCGCGCGCCGATATCGACACCGAACATCAGCCCGGCGCCGTCGGCGGCCTCCTGCACCGCCTGCAGCGTTGCACCCGCTTCGGCGACGATGCTGGCGGCCTGGCTATCCGGTGCGGCAAGGCCGGTCATGCGCTCCAGCGACAGCACGATCTCGCCCGGCTGGACGCGTGCGCCACCGGCCAGTCCGGTGCGTCCACCCTGGACGACGACCGGCTGGCCGAGAGCGTTGCACCCGGCGAGTGCTGCCGCGACACCAACAGTATCGCGCGGACGCAGCACCACTTCCGGCAGCACGCCAGGCTTGCCGTCAAGAGCATCGCGATAGCGCTGGTCGACATCGGCGCCGGCAAGCACGCCGCCCGCGCCCAGCCTATCGCCAAGAGCGGAGAGAAGTCGTTGCGTTTCGGGCGACATCGGGCTCAGACGCCTGCGTGGCGAGACGCGTCTGCGTCCAGCGACCGGACGGCCCGATGCGTATTCCTGTCCGACACGCGCGCCATCCTTCCATTGCAGCCGGTCGATCCTATTCGGGATCGCCTGCCGTGCAAGCGATATCGGCCTGCCTCAAGGCGATGCCGGCACCAATCGCGATGCGATGCGATCGATGCCGGACACAC
Protein-coding regions in this window:
- a CDS encoding ABC transporter permease, which produces MSALPRPSTIFLAAITTLVAVLLYSPLFVPIVSSFFTISHGNVDWSSPTLSTYVALAENHDILTALRTTLIVGVCTVVLSVVSGTLLALYYHGRRSGRSILQFIIFLPFLMPPIISGLALLIFFREIHLERSLLTVVIGHTVFVLAIVYRTVLMRLQSMSRTLVEASYDLGATGWQTFWRIILPNLSSAMVGGAILAFALSFDETMITILVTGTQSTLPVRLWAMMRLGFSPDINALVALILMFTVLLCVLAARFLIPRQMATERT
- a CDS encoding ABC transporter ATP-binding protein; the encoded protein is MNQNTDLLTLRSVSKSYGTVPVLHDIDLSIKDGEFLTVLGPSGSGKTTVLRLIGGLEPLTAGDIRLDGQDISRMPINKRPFNTVFQDYALFPHMTVSGNVGYGLSVRHIKRKEIARRVAEALELVQLGRFTDRFPAQLSGGQRQRVALARALICQPRLILLDEPLAALDLELRRQMQEFLKSIQREIKTTFLFVTHDQEEAIGMADRICVMQAGHIRQLGTPHDLYYKPNCEFVARFFGENNLVAGKLGPIQGEQRSIETALGRLVCSISDQPHLKTAPDGASAFAAFRPEALHLADAKDDGNRFSGTIADLAFAGSSTVATITAGADNAAQRLRLRMPSRIDGSALKSGETVSLCFAPHEGHLVLA
- the araD1 gene encoding AraD1 family protein, translated to MRLVQYTTIDGSRRVGRVSDDGNHLHPLDKTSSVLELAEAAIAEGTSIAALVEKRTSKATVDYDELLRDGRVLAPVDHPEPARFLVTGTGLTHTGSASARNQMHLLTHGEEAEESDSLKIFKMGLEGGKPGVGKIGIQPEWFFKGVGTCVVPPGADLPMPAFAKAGAEEAEIVGLYLNGPDGHPYRIGYALGNEYSDHVTEGENYLYLAHSKLRSCSIGPELLVGDLPEEVRGHSRILRDGAVVWEQEFLSGETHMSHSIANLEHFHFRYPMHRRAGDLHAYFFGAAVMSYASGVKTAPGDEYEIQAQTFGKPLRNRMVSVPDEGLVTVTQL
- a CDS encoding ABC transporter permease, which produces MSAAGSTHPAERRLSLLVTVLAFALPVIFVLVPLAIFLVYSFFSVDQGTIIYAPTLGNYVRFFTDPIFLPVFWNTIVLCVSVAVICILLAYPAAYFLTTLKGRWRYALLMLLLVPLLMSYVIKIYAIRSILGLNGFLNKALVAVGILDQPSTLFVFNMNAILLTLSLLLIPFAILPIFLSLERIPQTLLRASDDLGASGWQTFLRITLPLSLPGVASAASFVFVLAIGDFLTPQMVGGISGFTFGRILYSQFGTAYNWPFGAALSVALAIVVICAILIGERFGRNRGTSL
- a CDS encoding FAD-binding oxidoreductase, producing MSPETQRLLSALGDRLGAGGVLAGADVDQRYRDALDGKPGVLPEVVLRPRDTVGVAAALAGCNALGQPVVVQGGRTGLAGGARVQPGEIVLSLERMTGLAAPDSQAASIVAEAGATLQAVQEAADGAGLMFGVDIGARGSATVGGNIATNAGGIRVLRYGMYRAQVLGLEAVLADGSVLSSLRGLPKDNSGYDLSQLFIGAEGTLGVVTRAALRLYPKPASEVNAFCALASLDAAIALLGLLRQKLGPLLSAYEVNFAPLYDIMVGSMAMPAPLPAGSPVYVLAEIQGSEPERDSERFAEVLMQAVEDGVVDDVVVSQSPREFRALWDVREDANRVLFSIKGLIGVDISIPLSRMGAFLQEADAAIHAVDPGADIYVFGHLGDGNLHYQVLSADPAAAYGIVYRGVAAAGGGVSAEHGIGLDKKQWLHLVRSDAEIATMRRLKTALDPKDILNRGRVFDLDPTAPAR
- a CDS encoding ABC transporter substrate-binding protein, producing MGLKKAFLRLATIGLGIGLMTSAALAANLRVLAWDGYADPDWVKDFTAATGIGVDVVFIGSDDEIWAKIKGSEGQDFDVFAVNTAQLQRYIKADLVSPIDVSKLTNQKDVLPRFRDLSQVSGDTKDGKVYGIPFCFDSIGLIYDTDKVKPAPTSMSVLWDPAYKGKILAYDNGEHNFSFTALTLGYKDPFNLNAEQMAAVKAKLVELKRNVLSFYTTADEAQQIYQNNDVALIWANYGQQQVKALQKIGAHVAYVNPSEGALAWLDNWVISKGVRDNAAAEKWIDFMLTKKIGGELSERTGFGNTVVESSSAGGNDKLVWLNNVEDPLKRSDLWNEIKATP